The following is a genomic window from Bacteroidales bacterium.
AATCAGGTTTGGTCTTAAGGACATTTTCTTCATTTTTGATTTTGATGAGATCTCTGCATATACTATAAAACTCACAAAGGATGCTGAGCTTGAAATAACAGACGATATTTCTGAGAGCTATATTGATAAAATTTCCCGGAGTCTTGAACAACGCAAAAAAGGATCACCTGTTCGTTTCATTTACGACAGATGCCTCCCGCCCGATCTGCTCAAAATAATCACCCATAAACTGAATTTCGGTCCCGATGATGTTGTGATCCCCAGCAACAGGTATCACAACTTCAAGGACTTTATGAAATTCCCGAAACTGGGACATAAGAAGTTTTATTACGAGAACCTTATTCCTATACCGCACCGCGATCTGCAGCATGGAAAAAGTATTCTTTCTGCTGTAAAGAAGAAGGACATTATGCTCTTTTTCCCGTATCATCCTTTTGATCAGTTTATTGACCTTCTTAGAGAAGCATCTATCGACCCTAATGTTACCTCAATTCAGATTACTCTTTACCGACTTGCACGCAACTCAAGTGTAATAAATGCATTGCTTAATGCCGTAAGGAACGGTAAGAAGGTTACAACAGTTGTTGAACTTCAGGCCAGGTTCGATGAGGAGGCCAATATTCTCTGGGGAAACAAGCTTCTGGCAGAGGGTGTGAAAGTAATTTATGGGGTACCCGGACTAAAAGTACACTCAAAGTTATGTCTCATAACCAGGGTTAAGAATGATGTTACCGAGCGCTATGCAGCTGTGGGTACCGGAAACTTCAATGAGGATACTGCAAGGGTTTATACCGATCATCTTCTACTGACTGTGAATAAGAAAATCACAAATGAAGTTTATAAGGCCTTTAATTTCTTCAGTGTCAACTACAAAAAAGATAATTTCTACCATCTTGTGCTCTCTCCCTTTTTCCTGAGAAACAAAATAATTTCTCTTATTGAGAATGAGATTAAGAATGCAAAGGAAGGGAAGAAAGCATACATATACCTCAAGCTGAACAACTTAACTGACACAGAAATCATAACTTATCTGTATGAGGCAAGTAATGCCGGTGTAAAAATAAGACTGATTATCAGGGGGATGCTGTCGCTGGTACCAGGCATCAAGAAAACAAGTGAGAACATAAAAGCTATTGGTATAGTTGACAGGTTCCTGGAACACTCCCGATTTCTCATTTTTGCAAATGGAGGGGTAGAACAGATTTACATCTCTTCTGCTGACCTGATGCCAAGAAACCTTGACCACAGGATTGAAGTCACATGCCCGGTTTTCGATAAGAATATAAGGGCTGAAATCAGGGAGATCTTTAACATTCAGTGGAGTGATAATGTAAAAGCCAGGATCTTCAACGAAACTCAGTCAAACGAATTTGTAAAGTCCGGGAAGGAAAAGATTCAGTCGCAATTAGAGGTCTATAATTACATTAAAAGAACTAACGAGAAAACACCGGAAAAGTAGAAGGCAAAATGTCGTGCTTTGTCAGCCATAGCTTCAGCGAAGGCTGACGGTCTTGCACTCGTAAGGCCCTGAAGTCTGACTATAATTAAAATAAAGACATATGAATTATATTGTATTGATAACAGGGACAGTTTTTATTATTTTATTTTCATGGTTCTTGTCAATTAAATATAAGAGGTACCATGGGATTGCGCGTTTTTTTGCCTTTGAAAGCGTTTTTATCCTTTTTATGCTTAACTACGGAGTATGGTTTGTAAACCCACTGTCGTTAAATCAGATAATCTCATGGATTTTGCTGACAATTTCTTTATATGCTGTTACAACAGGGTACCTTTTGCTCAAAAGAAAAGGAAAGCCTACAATTAATTTTGAAAATACTTCCCTGCTCGTTACATCAGGTATTTACGGGTTCATAAGGCACCCGTTATATCTGTCGGTATTTCTGCTGGGTACCGGTGTAATGATAAAAAATCCTGAACCTGTTCAACTAATCCTGGGAGCAGTCAACCTCGTTGCAGTATATATAACTGCTAAGATTGAGGAAAATGAAATGATTGCAAAATTTGGCGACGAATACCGGCAGTATATGAAAGACACAAAGATGTTTATTCCCTATATTATATGAATGACTCATCTTTTGATGTGGCATAACGGCGTTAAGGCGTAACGCCATTTTTTCAACTTCCGTTAAACAAACTCACTTTTTGATTGTTTTACATCCATAATTAAACTACATGATTATGGACAGAAGAGATGTAATTCAAAGAGTTCTATTAGGTGGTGCAGCATTAATAGTAATCCCGTCGGCGTTTACAAGTTGCGAGAAAAAAACTGAACCGGATCCCGAGCCAACACCTGGTCCCGGACCTTCAGGCAGTAAAATAACAATAGACCTGTCGCTGGCAGATTATTCTGTTTTAAATACTGCTGGGGGATCTAAAATAGTTCAGACATTGCTTATTGTTAATACAGGTACAACTTATGTAGCATTATCGAGTGTCTGCACACATGAAGGTTGTACAGTTGGTTATGTTTCAACGGCAGGAAATATACAATGCCCATGTCATGGTTCAATGTTTACAACAACAGGAAGTGTTTCAGCCGGACCTGCAACAACGCCACTCACTTCTTATCCTGTAAATAAATCCGGAAATATTCTTACAATACAATTATAAATCAAAAAGGGTTGTTTCATAAGTGAAATGAAACAACCCTTTTAAATAAGCATTTATATTTTATTTAACTGACAACCAGGCCGTTACCTTTTCTGAAGATGGTTTGTCCTTAGAATAGAGAACATCAACCAGTTTCCCGTTTTCATCGATAAGGTACTTCTGGAAATTCCATTTTACTTCCGAATCCATAACCCCGTTCTTCTCTTTTGATGTAAGCCACTTATAGAGAGGGTGCATGTCATCTCCCTTTACTGAGATCTTTTCCATCATCGGAAAAGTAACACCGTAATTTTCGGTGCAGAATTTACGTATATCTGAAGCCGTACCCGGCTCCTGATTCATAAAATTATTTGCCGGAAATCCGATAATAACCATATCGCTGCCATACTTTTCATACATCTCCTCGAGGTCTTTATACTGAGGTGTATAACCGCATTTTGAGGCAGTATTTACAACCATTACCTTCTTTCCTTTAAGAGTACTGAAGTCAAAATCGGCACCCTCAAGGGTTTTAACTTTAAAATCATAGAAACCAGACGATTGCGAGAACCCTGCCATCGTAAAGACGGATAATAAAAATAGTAAGCTTAGTTTATTTGTTTTCATAATGATTAATTTACTTTTACAAAATTAAACAATCAATGTAAGTATATGTTCAGAAAATTCTGGAAAACACTCAAGATATTTATAATAATTGCTGTTATCATAATCATATTTCCACGTTCGATACTTCCGCATAAATCGGTTGAGGAACAACAGGATAATATGGAATTTTACGTGTCTGAAAATGAAAAGGAAGGCAGATTAATTGAATTTAAAGATGATAACGAAGCTCTCAGACTGAAACTGGCTCAGCTAGAGATCATTAACAGGAGCAGAAAAAAATTCAATGCTCAGTCAGTAAAGTTGGATATTCTTGCGTCGAGGGTAGCTAACAAGATGTGCAGGGAAGCTGCTGAGAATGAATTTGTCGGTCACTGGAACATGGCTGGTGAAAAGCCATATCACAGGTATGCTTTTGCTGGAGGGCATGACCATGTTTCTGAAAACGCATTTGGCGAATGGTCTTCAGCTTATTACGAAATTACCTCTGAAAA
Proteins encoded in this region:
- a CDS encoding isoprenylcysteine carboxylmethyltransferase family protein codes for the protein MNYIVLITGTVFIILFSWFLSIKYKRYHGIARFFAFESVFILFMLNYGVWFVNPLSLNQIISWILLTISLYAVTTGYLLLKRKGKPTINFENTSLLVTSGIYGFIRHPLYLSVFLLGTGVMIKNPEPVQLILGAVNLVAVYITAKIEENEMIAKFGDEYRQYMKDTKMFIPYII
- the ppk1 gene encoding polyphosphate kinase 1 yields the protein MNKTYIPKELSWLAFNERVLQEAENKDIPLIERFKFMGIYSNNLDEYFRVRVATLRRISMFGPKSKNILGYNPKATLKKIHETVLAQNTKFEKNYTKLLKELESHKIFIINEKQLNQEQSEFVQKYFIKEVRTRLMPYLIEKDSALPNLTDDAIYLAVYLVKKETQKKRYALLEIPTDILPRFIVLPDKSEEKYIIFLDDIIRFGLKDIFFIFDFDEISAYTIKLTKDAELEITDDISESYIDKISRSLEQRKKGSPVRFIYDRCLPPDLLKIITHKLNFGPDDVVIPSNRYHNFKDFMKFPKLGHKKFYYENLIPIPHRDLQHGKSILSAVKKKDIMLFFPYHPFDQFIDLLREASIDPNVTSIQITLYRLARNSSVINALLNAVRNGKKVTTVVELQARFDEEANILWGNKLLAEGVKVIYGVPGLKVHSKLCLITRVKNDVTERYAAVGTGNFNEDTARVYTDHLLLTVNKKITNEVYKAFNFFSVNYKKDNFYHLVLSPFFLRNKIISLIENEIKNAKEGKKAYIYLKLNNLTDTEIITYLYEASNAGVKIRLIIRGMLSLVPGIKKTSENIKAIGIVDRFLEHSRFLIFANGGVEQIYISSADLMPRNLDHRIEVTCPVFDKNIRAEIREIFNIQWSDNVKARIFNETQSNEFVKSGKEKIQSQLEVYNYIKRTNEKTPEK
- a CDS encoding Rieske (2Fe-2S) protein, whose translation is MDRRDVIQRVLLGGAALIVIPSAFTSCEKKTEPDPEPTPGPGPSGSKITIDLSLADYSVLNTAGGSKIVQTLLIVNTGTTYVALSSVCTHEGCTVGYVSTAGNIQCPCHGSMFTTTGSVSAGPATTPLTSYPVNKSGNILTIQL
- a CDS encoding glutathione peroxidase, which translates into the protein MKTNKLSLLFLLSVFTMAGFSQSSGFYDFKVKTLEGADFDFSTLKGKKVMVVNTASKCGYTPQYKDLEEMYEKYGSDMVIIGFPANNFMNQEPGTASDIRKFCTENYGVTFPMMEKISVKGDDMHPLYKWLTSKEKNGVMDSEVKWNFQKYLIDENGKLVDVLYSKDKPSSEKVTAWLSVK